The proteins below are encoded in one region of Castor canadensis chromosome 6, mCasCan1.hap1v2, whole genome shotgun sequence:
- the Kcna5 gene encoding potassium voltage-gated channel subfamily A member 5, with protein sequence MELALVPLENGGAMTIRGGGEARTGCEQTTTGDLSCPPTAGLSDGPKEPAPKGRRAQRGADPGGRPLPQLPLELQQPRRPSPEDEEGEGDPGLRMAKEQAPGAGALYHQRVLINISGLRFETQLGTLAQFPNTLLGDPAKRLRYFDPLRNEYFFDRNRPSFDGILYYYQSGGRLRRPVNVSLDVFADEIRFYQLGDEAMERFREDEGFIKEEEKPLPRNEFQRQVWLIFEYPESSGSARAIAIVSVLVILISIITFCLETLPEFRDERELLRHPPVPHQPPAPAPGANGSGAMAPHSGPTVAPLLPRTLADPFFIVETTCVIWFTFELLVRFFACPSKAEFSRNIMNIIDIVAIFPYFITLGTELAEQQPGGGGGGGQNGQQAMSLAILRVIRLVRVFRIFKLSRHSKGLQILGKTLQASMRELGLLIFFLFIGVILFSSAVYFAEADNQGSHFSSIPDAFWWAVVTMTTVGYGDMRPITVGGKIVGSLCAIAGVLTIALPVPVIVSNFNYFYHRETDHEEQAALKDEQGSQSRGSGLDTGSQRKASWSKASLCKAGGSLENSDSTRRGSCPLEKCNLKAKSNVDLRRSLYALCLDTSRETDL encoded by the coding sequence ATGGAGCTCGCCCTGGTGCCCCTGGAGAACGGCGGTGCCATGACCATCAGAGGAGGAGGTGAGGCCCGGACAGGCTGCGAGCAGACCACTACCGGCGATCTCAGTTGCCCCCCGACGGCTGGACTCAGCGATGGGCCCAAAGAGCCGGCGCCAAAGGGGCGCCGCGCGCAGAGGGGCGCGGACCCGGGAGGGCGGCCTTTGCCCCAGCTGCCCCTGGAGCTGCAGCAACCTAGACGGCCGTCTCCGGAGGACGAGGAGGGAGAAGGCGACCCTGGCCTGCGCATGGCCAAAGAACAGGCACCAGGCGCCGGGGCGCTTTATCACCAGCGCGTCCTCATAAACATCTCCGGGCTGCGCTTCGAGACGCAGCTGGGCACCCTGGCGCAGTTCCCCAATACACTCCTGGGAGACCCGGCCAAACGCCTACGCTACTTTGACCCCCTGCGGAACGAGTACTTCTTTGATCGCAACCGACCCAGCTTCGACGGCATCCTGTACTACTACCAGTCGGGGGGCCGCCTGCGGAGACCCGTCAACGTCTCCCTGGACGTGTTCGCAGATGAGATCCGCTTCTACCAGCTGGGGGACGAGGCCATGGAGCGCTTCCGGGAGGACGAGGGCTTCATTAAGGAAGAGGAGAAGCCTCTGCCTCGCAATGAATTCCAACGCCAGGTGTGGCTAATTTTCGAATACCCAGAAAGCTCGGGGTCCGCGCGGGCCATCGCCATCGTCTCGGTCTTGGTCATTCTCATCTCTATCATCACCTTCTGCCTGGAGACACTGCCTGAGTTCAGGGATGAACGCGAGCTGCTCCGCCATCCCCCAGTGCCTCACCAGCCTCCAGCACCTGCCCCGGGAGCTAATGGCAGCGGGGCCATGGCACCTCATTCTGGCCCCACAGTGGCTCCGCTCCTGCCTCGGACCCTGGCAGACCCTTTCTTCATTGTGGAGACTACGTGTGTCATCTGGTTCACTTTCGAGCTGCTGGTGCGTTTCTTTGCCTGCCCCAGCAAGGCAGAATTCTCTCGGAACATCATGAACATCATAGATATTGTGGCCATCTTCCCCTACTTCATCACCCTGGGTACGGAGCTGGCAGAGCAGCAGccagggggtggaggtgggggtggccAGAACGGGCAGCAGGCCATGTCCCTGGCTATCCTTAGGGTGATCCGCCTGGTGCGCGTGTTCCGGATCTTCAAGCTCTCCCGCCACTCCAAGGGGCTGCAGATTTTGGGCAAGACCTTGCAGGCGTCCATGAGGGAACTGGGGCTgctcatcttcttcctcttcattggAGTCATCCTCTTCTCCAGCGCCGTCTACTTTGCAGAGGCTGACAACCAGGGGTCCCACTTCTCCAGCATCCCGGATGCCTTTTGGTGGGCAGTAGTCACCATGACCACTGTGGGCTATGGGGACATGAGGCCCATTACTGTGGGAGGTAAGATCGTGGGCTCTCTGTGCGCCATTGCTGGGGTCCTCACCATTGCCCTGCCGGTGCCAGTCATCGTCTCCAACTTCAACTACTTCTACCACCGGGAGACAGACCACGAGGAGCAAGCAGCCCTGAAGGATGAGCAAGGCAGCCAGAGCCGGGGTTCTGGACTGGACACAGGAAGTCAACGGAAGGCCAGCTGGAGCAAGGCTTCCTTGTGCAAGGCTGGGGGGTCCCTGGAGAATTCGGACAGTACCCGAAGGGGTAGCTGCCCCCTAGAGAAGTGTAACCTCAAGGCCAAGAGCAACGTGGACTTGCGGAGGTCCCTGTATGCCCTCTGCCTGGACACAAGCCGGGAAACAGACTTGTAA